From Thermoplasmata archaeon, one genomic window encodes:
- the nrfD gene encoding NrfD/PsrC family molybdoenzyme membrane anchor subunit, whose amino-acid sequence MPQSDLERLTAPVRRTTWRFYAVVAPLAAIVALGAYAYYVQFTTGLGVTGMRDYVSWGLYISNFVFFIGVSHAGTLISAILRVSGAEWRKPITRMAESITVIAISVGALFPIIDLGHPDRILNLLFYGRIQSAVLWDFISIATYLTGSLLYLYLPLIPDLAAMREAKVGGRFRRALYGFLSMKWRDHPGQRWRLKRGIAIMAVLIIPIAVSVHTVVSWIFGMTLRVGWHSTIFGPYFVVGAILSGIATIILAMAVFRKVYHLEKWIKPLHFRNLGLMMLALDLILVYFTLSEYLTAAYGSESADTAWLNALAFGPYAYLFWGMVVGGLLAPVFILALTRVKSVAWLVVAAVCVNVGMWFERLLIVVPAMATPQMPVNWASYSPTWVEWSITAGAIAGFVLLYAVFSKLFPLVSVWEVSEETPEAKPTPRPVGEEVTP is encoded by the coding sequence GTGCCGCAGAGCGATCTCGAGCGTCTCACCGCGCCCGTGCGCCGGACGACCTGGCGCTTCTACGCCGTCGTGGCCCCGCTCGCCGCGATCGTCGCCCTGGGCGCGTACGCGTACTACGTGCAATTCACGACGGGCCTCGGCGTCACGGGGATGCGCGACTACGTGAGCTGGGGCTTGTACATCTCGAACTTCGTGTTCTTCATCGGCGTGAGCCACGCGGGCACCCTGATCAGCGCCATCCTGCGCGTGAGCGGCGCGGAGTGGCGCAAGCCCATCACCCGAATGGCGGAGTCCATCACGGTGATCGCGATCTCCGTGGGCGCCCTCTTCCCGATCATCGACCTCGGCCACCCGGACCGGATCCTGAATCTCCTGTTCTACGGCCGCATCCAGTCCGCGGTCTTGTGGGACTTCATCTCCATCGCGACGTACCTCACGGGCAGCCTGCTGTACCTGTACCTGCCCCTGATCCCGGACCTCGCGGCGATGCGGGAGGCGAAGGTCGGCGGCCGCTTCCGCCGCGCGTTGTACGGGTTCCTCTCCATGAAGTGGCGCGACCACCCCGGGCAGCGGTGGCGGCTCAAGCGCGGGATCGCAATCATGGCCGTCCTGATCATCCCGATCGCGGTCAGCGTGCACACCGTCGTGTCGTGGATTTTCGGCATGACCCTGCGCGTGGGGTGGCACAGCACGATCTTCGGCCCCTACTTCGTCGTCGGGGCCATCCTGTCCGGGATCGCCACGATCATCCTCGCGATGGCCGTCTTCCGGAAGGTCTACCATCTGGAGAAGTGGATCAAGCCCCTCCACTTCCGCAACCTCGGCCTGATGATGCTGGCCCTGGATCTCATCCTGGTCTACTTCACCCTGAGCGAGTACCTCACCGCGGCGTACGGGTCGGAGAGCGCGGACACCGCGTGGCTGAACGCCTTGGCGTTCGGGCCGTACGCGTACCTGTTCTGGGGCATGGTCGTCGGCGGCTTGCTCGCCCCGGTCTTCATCCTCGCCCTGACCCGCGTCAAGAGTGTCGCGTGGCTCGTCGTCGCCGCGGTCTGCGTGAACGTGGGCATGTGGTTCGAACGACTCTTGATCGTCGTGCCAGCCATGGCGACACCGCAGATGCCGGTGAACTGGGCGAGCTACTCCCCGACCTGGGTCGAGTGGTCGATTACGGCGGGCGCCATCGCCGGCTTCGTCCTCCTGTACGCCGTGTTCTCGAAACTCTTCCCGCTCGTAAGTGTGTGGGAGGTCTCTGAGGAGACTCCGGAGGCCAAGCCCACGCCGAGGCCCGTGGGGGAGGAGGTGACCCCGTGA
- a CDS encoding BlaI/MecI/CopY family transcriptional regulator produces the protein MLGPLEQEIVAALKELREGNTRAVLEGLRRRNKRVAYTTVSTVLTRLQAKGVIERRSESFKGGERYIYVYRDIEDAYIDDLLGGLVSTFGRPGVEHLAHRLEGLGEDDLKRLRERLRA, from the coding sequence ATGCTCGGTCCCCTTGAGCAGGAGATTGTGGCGGCCCTCAAGGAGCTCCGCGAGGGGAACACTCGCGCGGTCCTGGAAGGTCTGCGTCGCCGCAACAAGCGCGTGGCGTACACCACGGTGAGCACGGTTCTGACGAGGCTGCAGGCGAAGGGCGTGATCGAGCGCAGGAGCGAGTCGTTCAAGGGAGGCGAGCGGTACATCTACGTGTACCGCGACATTGAGGACGCCTATATCGACGACCTCCTTGGCGGCCTGGTCAGCACGTTCGGACGGCCCGGGGTCGAGCATCTCGCGCACCGGCTCGAGGGGCTTGGTGAGGACGACCTCAAGCGGCTTCGGGAACGCTTGAGAGCCTGA
- a CDS encoding helix-turn-helix domain-containing protein has product MPNEQVQRAFAALGSRVRLRILDALAIRPMSLPELSRELELNRTTLRYHLAVLQEQGWIRETSPAKTQGSGRPAARYCASPHAWVGFPERHFELLGEIALRALLESTGPDQTTAALRAKGTALGRDLLDGAAARAALKQWSPDAFEQLVLHGLFRDFGVVGEVVARTPDDLTYRVYTCPFLELAEKMPGLVCDAVDAGFHEGIDQSMGDVATAKMACMGHGDPFCEYRLSWSRKPMQTTLQPADDGDKGHRDE; this is encoded by the coding sequence GTGCCGAACGAGCAGGTGCAGCGCGCGTTCGCGGCCCTCGGGAGCCGTGTCCGGCTGCGGATCCTCGATGCGCTCGCAATCCGGCCGATGAGCCTCCCCGAGCTGAGCCGGGAGCTCGAGCTGAACCGCACGACCCTCCGCTATCACTTGGCGGTCCTCCAGGAACAGGGTTGGATCCGCGAGACGTCACCGGCCAAGACCCAGGGAAGCGGCCGCCCTGCGGCGCGGTACTGCGCCTCGCCCCACGCCTGGGTGGGCTTTCCGGAGCGCCACTTCGAACTCCTCGGTGAGATCGCCCTTCGCGCACTCCTCGAGTCGACGGGGCCGGACCAGACCACGGCGGCCCTCCGAGCCAAGGGCACCGCGCTCGGCCGGGACCTCCTCGATGGCGCAGCCGCCCGCGCCGCCCTGAAGCAGTGGTCTCCCGACGCCTTCGAGCAGCTTGTCCTGCACGGGCTCTTCCGGGACTTCGGCGTCGTCGGCGAGGTGGTCGCGAGGACGCCCGACGATCTCACGTACCGCGTGTACACGTGCCCATTTCTCGAACTCGCCGAGAAGATGCCCGGCCTCGTCTGCGATGCCGTGGACGCGGGGTTCCATGAGGGGATCGACCAGTCCATGGGCGACGTCGCGACCGCGAAGATGGCCTGCATGGGCCACGGGGATCCGTTCTGCGAGTACCGTCTCAGCTGGTCTCGGAAGCCAATGCAGACGACCCTCCAACCAGCAGACGATGGGGACAAGGGACACCGCGATGAATAG
- a CDS encoding phosphate uptake regulator PhoU has product MELETRKVQKLGYSSVGISLPKAWAASNGLRPGAIITLAVEDDGSLRVRTGPLDDRPITSEAMIDADEWKGPEALTRVITGNYLVGRSTIRVRCRDELSPEQLQEIHEAVRGLTGLTIVNQGPKFVTIENFAEPTRFPIEGLLRRLHYLTSRMENLALGILAGASAGNIEEVIRMEAEVDRLYWLVVRQLLLAAQNRSVAGKIGGGEPRHLLGDRVVAVMLENVGDLWEELATGSMTLLKPTRRIPKEFSKSIATIKGELEKLMELTMTAFFTSNLEKADDALDLKEALEKDLKAFSQSSGLKCNGKGGICSTCTFLRAVLRPIEQVAKYYGTIAQVTINRSLEPGKGEVAVPSAAIPSTAPAAGAD; this is encoded by the coding sequence ATGGAGCTTGAGACCCGCAAGGTCCAAAAGCTCGGTTACTCGAGCGTGGGCATTTCCCTCCCGAAGGCCTGGGCCGCCTCGAACGGCCTCCGGCCCGGGGCGATCATCACCTTGGCCGTCGAGGACGACGGCAGCCTGCGAGTCAGGACGGGGCCGCTCGATGACCGCCCCATTACCTCGGAGGCCATGATCGATGCGGACGAATGGAAGGGCCCCGAGGCCCTGACCCGGGTCATCACGGGGAACTACCTCGTGGGGCGGAGCACGATCCGCGTCCGATGCCGGGACGAGCTCTCCCCGGAGCAGCTCCAGGAGATCCACGAGGCCGTCCGCGGCTTGACGGGCCTGACCATCGTGAACCAGGGGCCCAAGTTCGTCACGATCGAGAACTTTGCGGAGCCCACCCGCTTCCCGATCGAGGGCCTCCTGCGGCGCCTGCACTACCTCACGTCCCGCATGGAGAACCTAGCGCTGGGCATCCTCGCGGGAGCCAGCGCGGGGAACATCGAGGAGGTCATCCGCATGGAGGCGGAGGTGGACCGTCTGTACTGGCTCGTCGTGCGTCAGCTGCTCCTCGCGGCGCAGAACCGGAGCGTCGCCGGCAAGATCGGCGGAGGCGAGCCCCGCCACCTGCTCGGCGACCGCGTCGTCGCAGTCATGCTCGAGAACGTCGGTGACCTCTGGGAAGAGCTCGCGACCGGGAGCATGACCCTCCTGAAGCCGACCCGCCGGATCCCCAAGGAGTTCTCCAAGTCCATCGCCACGATCAAGGGGGAGCTCGAGAAGCTCATGGAGCTCACGATGACCGCGTTCTTCACGTCGAACCTCGAGAAGGCCGACGACGCCCTCGACCTCAAGGAGGCGCTCGAAAAGGATCTGAAGGCGTTCTCCCAGTCCTCCGGGCTCAAGTGCAACGGGAAGGGCGGGATCTGCAGCACGTGCACGTTCCTCCGCGCCGTCCTCCGCCCGATCGAGCAGGTCGCGAAGTACTACGGGACGATCGCCCAGGTCACGATCAACCGCTCCCTGGAGCCGGGCAAGGGAGAGGTCGCGGTGCCCTCCGCAGCCATCCCGTCCACGGCTCCGGCCGCGGGCGCGGACTGA
- a CDS encoding 4Fe-4S dicluster domain-containing protein yields MPDADAKGEASDEAPQVGKDGMDRRRFLKMAGIGAGAVAILAIGSKFLADRIVPASADPRLRGSTSNSWVMMIDLSKCDGCGACTRACDAAHYVPSGQSWIQVYTVQDATGGTYHLPRPCFHCRNAPCVKVCPVGATYVDPDGTVLVDQTRCIGCRYCMAACPYNARFFNWTTPSYPPAALAHTYSPEEPWPTTKGVVMKCVFCAHHAREGTLPECVTGCPMGAIYFGNENEDAVTNGMGETLPFRKTLQTQGGFRWKEELGTDPRVYYLPARR; encoded by the coding sequence ATGCCGGACGCCGACGCAAAAGGGGAAGCGAGCGACGAAGCGCCGCAGGTTGGCAAGGACGGCATGGACCGCCGAAGGTTCCTCAAGATGGCCGGGATCGGTGCCGGGGCGGTCGCCATCCTCGCCATCGGCTCGAAGTTCCTCGCAGACCGGATCGTGCCCGCATCGGCCGACCCGCGGCTCCGCGGCTCCACGTCGAACAGCTGGGTCATGATGATTGACCTCTCCAAGTGCGACGGCTGCGGCGCGTGCACCCGGGCGTGCGACGCGGCCCACTACGTCCCCTCGGGACAGTCATGGATTCAGGTCTACACGGTCCAGGACGCCACGGGCGGCACGTACCACCTGCCGCGACCCTGCTTCCATTGCCGGAACGCGCCCTGTGTGAAGGTGTGCCCCGTCGGCGCCACGTACGTGGACCCGGACGGCACGGTCCTCGTGGACCAGACCCGCTGCATCGGCTGCCGCTACTGCATGGCCGCCTGCCCGTACAACGCGCGGTTCTTCAATTGGACGACGCCCTCGTACCCGCCTGCGGCCCTCGCCCACACGTACTCCCCGGAAGAGCCGTGGCCTACGACGAAGGGCGTCGTCATGAAGTGCGTGTTCTGCGCCCACCACGCGCGGGAGGGAACGCTCCCGGAGTGCGTGACCGGATGCCCCATGGGCGCGATCTACTTCGGGAACGAGAACGAGGACGCGGTCACGAACGGGATGGGAGAGACGCTCCCGTTCCGGAAGACGCTGCAGACCCAGGGTGGGTTCCGCTGGAAGGAGGAGCTCGGGACGGATCCGCGGGTCTACTACCTGCCCGCGCGGAGGTGA